GCAAGCGTAGTAGCTTTTCAGTGTATGAGCATTCATTTTGCCAAAGATCTTGATCCTCGCTTGTCGTACCCTTTCATGTTTGATCAGTGCTTCGTGTAGTCGACCTGCAGAATACAGGGCCCATGCGTGGGTCTGGGCGAAAAGCTGGGCTGCTGGACTCCTCGCGCCCATGGCAGCTACCATCATGCTTTCCGCTCTTTCAGAGAggatgatggcctcggtATGCCGACCTTGCGCTGTTCTGAGATACCCGAGATTTAAGTAGTTTACAGCGTAGTTGAAAGCTGCCGACTTGTCCTCGGGAATGCCCTGTTTCTGTTTAAGCTCGATTGACCTAAATAAGACGATGTCGACCTGATCGTAGCATCCTTCCCTGAGCATGACACAGGCAATATCATTCCACGCGTTGGCCCATAGGATAAGGTCGTCGTCAGCTATTGCCAGCCCCCTTCGAGTCCAGTCGTTGATGCACTGCTTTCTTTGTTTTAACGAACGAACAAATAACTCCTCCGACTCTTCCCGTCCACTAGCATCGAGCTCATGGAGGAGAGCGGCAAGGAGAGTGCAAATCTTGGATTGCTCCATGAGGTCCTGGCCTGGCGACTCTTCTTGAACTTGAATGGCAAGTCTAAGGGACTCAATCCCCTGGAGGTAAAAGCCACGTTCCCATAGATAATTGCCGACATCCATCAAGAGACCCGGAAACTCGCGTGGGACTCGGATGTGATCTCGGCTGCTTCTGTATACGTCCTGCAGATGCAAAACATGGCTCAGATTGGCAGCGTATGCGTGCCAGTTCTCGTTGGATGGTGCTTGAATGCTCGAATTCCTTGGAAAGGCCCGTCGAACAATCTTGAAAGTGGCTTCAAAGACTTTCTGTCTAGCTCCATGGTCTTCGTCTAGGCGATGCAGCAGACTTCGCTGCAGGGCGCGATGAATGGTCCAGACTATGCGACCCGCGATATCTTGTCTTCGTACGAGACATCTTTTGCCCAAGGCGATAATCGAATCTTCAGGCCTATTTAGCGAAAGGAACCGTTAGCAAGCAGCAATCATTATGTCAAAGCTCGCGGAATGAGGGAGGGTTCGGCTGACGAAGCATTTTTGGCATCCCAACCACTGAATAGCATGTCTTCCGAAATGCTGTCTGGGTCCAGCATTGCCAAGACATTTGTCAAGTCGCGTATCTCGCAATTCAGTTCGCTCAAGGCAAGATCCCAGGTCGTCTCCAAGGTCCGCTCGTATTGATTGGTCCAGCTTCTGCAGTCCTGGGACCATATGTGGCGGGACTCCTCCATGGTGGCATATTTGTCGACGAACTCGCGCAGGGTTCTCTGAGACTTTTCAATATAGCCTGCGTTGTGGGAAATTGCAACCGGAAGTCCTCCAAGAATGCGGGATATTTCTTTTGCAGTCTCAAAGTCTTCGCCTTTGGTTGCATTGTCCATCTTCCGAAGGTGTTTGAGCAGCAGCGAGGCTCCTTCGTCGGTCGGAAGAGGAGTGAGGCTAATCTCGTAGCCTTCAGAGATCTGAACAAGCTCTAAGTTCTGGGTAGTGATCAGGATCGATCCCTTCTGGCCAGCTGGCCAGTAGGGCTTAATGGTTTCCCAATCTTCCACGTTGTCGTACAGCAGCAGCCATTCCCCTTCTTGAACCCGTCAGCAGCCGAGTGACTCACGTTTTATTCGAATACAGGATACAAGACTTACCGCATTTCTCAAGCCAGTCTTTGGACTGCTGGATAGAAGCATTCATTTCAAGTTGCTGTAAAAAGGATGGCTGATGGCCTTTCTGAGCAGTAGTGACCTTAGCTATGTCTGCAAATCTCTGAGCGAGAGTTGGCCCATGCTGAGCTGGTAGCCAAAACACGAAGTCAAATCCTTTCCTAAAGAGATAAGCGTATTCCAGTGCGAATTGAGTTTTGCCTACTCCGGCCATGCTGTGAACTGTACAGGCCCTTTGGCAACCCGCATGACGTGCTGATATGAACATGTCGTGAACTCTGCTAAGCTCAGTCTTGCGTCCCGTGAAGAAACCGTTTCTTGCAAAGTCCACTTGAAAGACCGCCTTGGTGGCCACAGGAGGGACTGCCGAGTCGTGTAGTCGGCGCTCGATACTCTGGATACCATTTACCGTGACTTCGTCAACTGCAATGCTAGCCTCTTGGTCAAAACTATTGACGCAGACTGTGATCCTGGTCGATGCCTGCTTGAAGTGCTCGTGAAGTGGCTTCCAGATGAATTTGATAGGAGTGTCTGGAGAAGGATGTTAGCACAAGCAGCACAAGGGAATCCGTAGTTATTAGTGTCAACGAAGTTTTACGTACACCATCTCAGTTTCTCATAGAAATCAATAGCCGTGATGCAGAAGCTGACAAACTCATCCAAAACAGATCGAACATGGTTCTTCAACGACTCGCTTTGGGGGAGTAACCTCAGGTAACGGTTCATTTTGGTCACGGTCGAACTAAGGGTTTCCAGCATGGTGGTGATCGTCTCAAATGTTGAAACGAACCGCACCGCTGTCTGAACAGAGATAGGAGCAAAACTTCATTAGTCGACACAGATTCCGCGCGGCTACTGACGATTCTTACCCGCAATATAATCTCAATACATCCCCAGACCAGTGCAATTGGCGTGTCTTGGGTTTGTGCCATGGTAGAAATGGCAGTTGAGAATTCAACCAAGTGGACTATGGCTGGTTGAAGACGAGTGAGACATCGTGGAACGGTTTGCCGTTTGGCTTGGTGTGACAGCTGCCGCATTGCTTCCATTGCTTGGTTGTAATCACATGCGTCCATTGCGCGGATCGTAAGCGGACTTCGTGCTCTTTGCAGCCTGGCCTCTTTTCTTGTGCGCTTTGGGGAGGCCTTCCTGACAGTAGTTGTGGTGTCAGGGCACACTTTGGTAAGATCGCCAGCGTCATTCCTCAAATCGAGGAAATCATGGCAGCCGCAGGGGCGCCCGGCTTATCCATCGGAATCATTAACGGAGTCGACGGCACTACCCAAAGCTATCACCTAGGCTACCGTGATGTGGAGCGCCAGCTACGACCCAACGACCAAACCAGGTACAACATCAACTCCCTGTCCAAAAGCGTCGTATCTGTCTTGACAGGCATGATCATCTTTGGCGGACAAGGACAGCCTGCTGTGACCTGGAGTGACCCAGTTCGCACCTGGCTACCGGAGTTCGGCTGCATGTCCAAAGATGTTCGCTATGACAGCAATATTGTCGACCTACTTTCGCACCGAACTGGTGTGGTGGACAGTGACAATTTATGGCTGGGCGCGAACAACGCTGTCTTTCTGCCCAAATCCGAAGCAATCAGATCGTTCACTGGACTCGGCTTTGTGGAACCATTTCGGACCTCGTTCTCGTACAATAACTTCGGTTATGAGATCGTCGGGCAAGTTCTTGAGAAGGTCACTGGTAAACCACTTGGCAAGCTCTTGGAGGATTACGTCTTCCGGCCGCTCGCGATGAATCGGACAAGCACCTCCTGGATGGACTCTGACGATAACGAAGCAAAGTCCTACAGCGTGCTCAAGGATCTCTCGCCCATTGAAGTAGGCCGTCCCTTGCTTGGCAACGGTACCATCATGGAGGCCGCAGGCGGCGTCAAATCCACGTTAGCGGATCTCTTCGTGTATTACAAGGCTCTCTTGCAAGAGATCAACGCGCAATTCGACTCCGGCACCGACTCAACCGACATTTCCTCCTTGAAATTCTGCAGGCTGATTTCTTTCAATCAAGCTCGATTGCCTGGACAGTCCATCCGCGAACAGGGATATGGCCTCGGCTTGGCTCGTGGCCAGCTTCCCGGCCAGCTTGGGAGAATATCGGCAAACATTGGACTGGGTGAAGAGCCCATCGTCGGCAAAGGAGGCCCTTCGACATTGGTTTTGTATCATCACGGTTGCCAGCCCGGCTCTACGTCGGTTGTTTTGCTCCTTCCTGAGTTGAAGGCGGGCATCGTCGTTCTTCAGAACTCGCTCCCTCTCGTTGACACCCCTGATCTCATCGGCCAGTTTCTCCTTGAGACTTTGTTGCAGACTCCAGAACCTAATGACTACCTGCAGCTCACGCGAGATTTCCAGGAGGTTGCGGTTCACACCATTGACAATGTCCGTGAAGAACTTGAAAAACATCGGGTGCCTGGGACCAAGCCGCGTGCATTGGAATCCTTCAAAGGTCGCTACTGGAACGAGCTCAACAATTTCTGCATCGACATCAACGTCACAAATGAGGGCTTTCTATCCCTGCGACTGCAGGGAGATGATTCAGAAGTGTATCTTCTGCACCACTATCACTACGATACATTCTCTTGGCTCATGCCCCacgacgagatcatcaaACGCGGTCGCATGGTGACTTTCTTTGGTTGGGAATACTACCTGATGGAGTTCAGTGGCATTACGACTGACAGCGACATCCATCAATTCCACTGGAAAGTGATGGATTCTTACACCACCACCTTTACCAAGGAAAAAGCTAATACCGACACCTCGGTGagttaaaaaaaaagaaaaccagaAATCAACGAGTTGTGTGAGCAAAGAGGAGAGGAAATCACAAAATTGCTGACTACTGGTCCATCTCAGACTGGAGCTTGGGGTGCTATTATGGGACTTGGACAAGCCATTCTGTCGTTAggtcgatgatggatggcATTGATTGCAATCCACTCGTGGGTGTGGGCCTCGAGGAAAGGTTCCAATGCTTGGTCTGAGTTATGGTTAACAGACCAGTTCGCCTTTCAATAATCTCTCCTATCCGAGCGGTACTCCCCTTCTCAAAGCCTAAATCAATCCATCTATAGCATCAGCTGAAAAAGatgctgctcctgctgctgttgtcgCCGTTTCTATTGCGGCAACTAGAATGCCACTAGTCTACCGAGATCCGAATCAAATTTTAAACCCCCATCACCATCTCAGCGCTCGTTTTCAACTGTGGTCGACTTGGTTTGCGGTGCACGTCATGTAACCTGCGACAGGTCTAGGTGCTTAGTATACGCACATGGCAAAAGTTGTTTCACTCTAAATTCAACAAAAGGATTCTTCTTAGAAAGATAGCTGCATCGTAGCGTACTCATTAGAAATGCAGCTTAGCATTAAGCAACTCACATTTCTCAACCCGAAGCAACGTCATCTTGCTTCTGTCGGAGTAAAATGCAGGCTAACATCACCACAGACAGGGGAGCAATGGGAACGTCCCGATGAGGGCATGACAAGAGGCGTTTGAGAGTGCGACAAGGTAAAACTTAGATCGAACCTGACGAGGATGAATACGAATGCGACGAGtaagacgacgaggaaagacgaagaagagcaaaATGCTCGAGAACGCATAGTTGTTCGCCAACGCCATCACCGGTGCAGCCTTCTGCGGCGTCGATGGCTTCCACTCTGGCCAGTTCATTTCTCCACTGCCATCAGCATCCTCACTGGCTACATCGTCTACACCGATGGTATCGACACCATATCCACCACCACTCGAACCACCTTCAGCTTCTCGAACAACTTTGGTGGCGTCAACGGTTCCTTGTGGATCCTCAGCGTCAGCAACCGCCCCTGGACTTACTCTTTTGGCGTTTTGCATGACCCTGCTGACAACAGAGACCTCAAATCCACTCTCAGCTAGGAGTATCTCGACCCCGCCAATTGCTCGAACTTCTGGGGCGGGCGTCCTCCATAAGCTCGTAAAACGCAGCCCCTCTCTGTCTGACCACATGCAGATGGAGTCTTGGTAGACGCGGTCGACAAACGGGATTAGAGGTCACATCTCTCGTAATCAGTCACTAGACTGATATCATAGACGCTTGCCACTGACTTGAATGGTTTGTTGGAGACCATGACAGACATAACAATAGATTGACACAAGCGATGGATGGTCACGAGACCTCCCGTAAGCAGCGATTCCAAGGCTGACGCACCCCCATTCGGCTTCTACTCATGCCTAAATGGTAATTCTGAGCGATTTTATCGAATCTTGGCAGTTCTTCTTGTTTCATCCGAATAACATCATTGGTGAAAACGACAACCCGACAAGGATGTCAGAATGATTCATACTCGCTCATAATTTACTGGGTGTAGTCATCTTTTCCAAATCACTCTGGTAACCTCTCAGCCGTACGAACTCGGGAAAACAACGAGTGACTTATGAGATAAAATGATGCACGGTGACTGAAGTTGTATGCACCAATAGACTCCAGTCTTGGTCTCCATTCGTAATACGTGACTTGAAGTAAAACAAGTTAGTCGGGTTTAGTGTCGTGAGATTCATGTATAAAAGATGTCTCACCAAGGAAATAGTCtggaaggaaaaaaagaaacaatACTTTCAAGCCTCATGATCCGATCTCTCCAACTCTCATAGGGTGTTGCAAAAGACAAGTGCAAAAATGCAATACTATGATCATATTTTTTGTTCGACACTTGTCGCTATAAACGCAGGCTAAGTCTTCACACCCAAAAGCATGTTTTCTCTCCTTGATTTAACCCTATTATACTTATGATGAGAAATGTTTTGCCGAACGGATCTGCCTTGCAAAAAGCAAGGCCATGACGACCGCTACAGTCGACATCGCCTGATCAACTTCTTGTTGTCAAAATTTATTTTGCCGAACTGAATTGACACTGCGCTAACAACTTGGTTTTATCGTCAAAACCCGAAACAGGACTACTATACAAAATTGAGGTCTCGGCCTTCCACGCGGGAGTAATCAGACTCCAGAGCTGTCTCGCTTCAAGACGAGCTCAGTCTCAAACGGCAAATCAGACTCCCGCCTTAAGACTCCGTACATGGATGACGAATCGAGCGGCCTACCTTCCGCGTCCGAGAACGATTTCGCCTCACTCAAGTGTCTCAACACGACTTCGCCAATTTCCAGTCGGGTGCCGACTTTCTCCGCACAGTCGATGCCGTGACCGACGTCCTTCAACGCCAGCGTCAGGTCCGACCAAGGCCTCGCGCCGCGCGGCGGCATGTAAGCCCCTGTCGTCATACGCTTCGACATTGAGAGAGCCAAGGGCCCGTATTGCTGTTCTATGAGCCTTTCCATTGCGTCCGTGCCGAGTCCCGTCTTCTCGGCAAAGACGTGAgcttcggcgacgagctccaTCATCCCGGCGGTCATGAAGTTCCTGTGCAAGGTGAGTGCTACGCTCGGTGACCGGCTTATGAAAAGAGAATTGCTTCAACTTACCCAGCTGTCTTCATCATGCTGGACTGCTGCACGTCTTCTCCGAGCCGTATGACGCCCCTGCCCATAACGCCAACGACGAACGGGCTgatgtcctcgacggcgtcgtgggGTCCGGCAACGATCCACAGCAGCTTTCCTTCAGCAGCCACAGGACTGGCGCCAAAAACGGGAGCAGCGACAAACTGTGCGTTTCTTTCAGCAAGACGATCCCTTGATTTCGCCGAGGTCAGTGGGTGGGCGGTGGAAGTATCCACAATGATCTTGTCCGTCAGGTCGAgagctgcggcggcgccaagaaTCGCGTCCAGGGTTGCGTCAACCGCGGCATCGTCGCTGAGGGACATGAAGATGATGTCTGTGGTACTGACAAGATCTTCGACTTCGGGGCGTGCTACCCCTCCGATCTCTGCCAAGGGATCGCCGCGTGACATTGTCCTGTTGTGGTACTGCAGATTTGGAGCACCTAGTTTAGAGAGATGCTTCTGTAGGTTTGTTGCCATACCAATACCCATGGACCCGAGACCTAAGACAATGTATCAGTGAACAGATTCAGGTTTCACAGCTTGTTTCTTACCGATCCACCCGAGCCGGGGGTGCGGGGTCGGCTGGTCTGCCTTTCGACTATTGTCCATAGCTACTGGGCGGCAGGATAAAGAGTAGTGAGTAGCTGATAAGACAGGAAACTTGGAAACTTGGGGACGGTAAGAGGTATTCTGTTTCTGATCTCATGCGTTCTTCCGAGTGggagaaagaaggagagTTCCCAGCCTGCGAGCGGATGAGTCAGAGTCGCGGCGCGCCGGAGGCCGTTTGCCGCCCGCCCCATTTTCGGCTGTGACCCGTCGGCACTGATGTCCGAAATCGGATCCACAGCCGGCATGAACGTTACCGACTTCCGAAAGACAGAACGGTTCCGCGCAAGTGACACAAATTCCAACGCCTTTTTTTGGAGAATTCTGGTATTTTGCCACTTtatagaagaagaaaaaagtcCCATGGTTAAGCCAGGTCCGCTCTTGCATGTTCACGTGTAACTCCTATTTACTTGCAGTAACTTTGCCAAGTTTCTTGGTTCCTCGTGCGAACTTGTGTATCCTCATTTTGCCCTTTCGATGGATTTTGCAGCTGGAAAGGCCGGGTGTTGTATGTGCAGCTTTTAAAGAGGCGAGATTATCTTGACGATATCGACCATGTTCTTGACTGAAGGGGCATTGTGGCACATAATGGCAGTCTTCAAGTCGTAGAGTCTGATCCAACGCAGTCTTGGTCCAGTCCTGGTCGCTAAGAATGCTAGCTCCACTGGACAACTATTTGATTACATTCAACAGTTTACTGGGCTTAGATTCGACTCTATTGAGATAACATCTGCTCACTAGGCCTCTTTCAAACGGTCTCATTTCTTCACTGTCACTTGCTCAACTTGCCAGTCTCTGTAACCTTGTGGAACAGGTTTAGATGAAACAATATCCAAATCTGGCGACTAACATGGAGTGAAGTAGGTGTTTCAGCATCAGCCAGATCGCCAGGCCTTAACTGACAAGCCATTGGAACGGCTGCTCCTTCATATACAAGACCACTCTTGACTGTTCGGCATCGACACACGGCACCGACTTTGCCCGACCGATTTTGCGACTGGCAAGGATCGGCCCGCTGCCCCTGAGTTATCCGAAGCTCCCCGGCGCCACGGCAAGGGTGCACGGCCACAACGTTATTAAGCGGATCTTGATGCTGGAGTCGTTTTGGCCACCTATCAGCCCAGATAAAATCGAGGAACTCCGTCCCGGTTCCGTGTCACCCGTGAAAGGACGGGCGAGCTAGGGACACGGGACGTTGTGC
This genomic interval from Colletotrichum higginsianum IMI 349063 chromosome 9, whole genome shotgun sequence contains the following:
- a CDS encoding Transcriptional xre family, encoding MAQTQDTPIALVWGCIEIILRTAVRFVSTFETITTMLETLSSTVTKMNRYLRLLPQSESLKNHVRSVLDEFVSFCITAIDFYEKLRWYTPIKFIWKPLHEHFKQASTRITVCVNSFDQEASIAVDEVTVNGIQSIERRLHDSAVPPVATKAVFQVDFARNGFFTGRKTELSRVHDMFISARHAGCQRACTVHSMAGVGKTQFALEYAYLFRKGFDFVFWLPAQHGPTLAQRFADIAKVTTAQKGHQPSFLQQLEMNASIQQSKDWLEKCEGEWLLLYDNVEDWETIKPYWPAGQKGSILITTQNLELVQISEGYEISLTPLPTDEGASLLLKHLRKMDNATKGEDFETAKEISRILGGLPVAISHNAGYIEKSQRTLREFVDKYATMEESRHIWSQDCRSWTNQYERTLETTWDLALSELNCEIRDLTNVLAMLDPDSISEDMLFSGWDAKNASPEDSIIALGKRCLVRRQDIAGRIVWTIHRALQRSLLHRLDEDHGARQKVFEATFKIVRRAFPRNSSIQAPSNENWHAYAANLSHVLHLQDVYRSSRDHIRVPREFPGLLMDVGNYLWERGFYLQGIESLRLAIQVQEESPGQDLMEQSKICTLLAALLHELDASGREESEELFVRSLKQRKQCINDWTRRGLAIADDDLILWANAWNDIACVMLREGCYDQVDIVLFRSIELKQKQGIPEDKSAAFNYAVNYLNLGYLRTAQGRHTEAIILSERAESMMVAAMGARSPAAQLFAQTHAWALYSAGRLHEALIKHERVRQARIKIFGKMNAHTLKSYYACGVVHHCLGQLDEAELMLSHCLTVPISGDWSLNCVPRVKFRLAMVMEDNGKSYSESQSLKADARRIHEDLSQDPLPFEITDGEDPDEMVIYDHMVPCEGGRSTIGRLHTELASLPLIAEVLKLIFGGCVTPICT
- a CDS encoding Penicillin-binding protein produces the protein MAAAGAPGLSIGIINGVDGTTQSYHLGYRDVERQLRPNDQTRYNINSLSKSVVSVLTGMIIFGGQGQPAVTWSDPVRTWLPEFGCMSKDVRYDSNIVDLLSHRTGVVDSDNLWLGANNAVFLPKSEAIRSFTGLGFVEPFRTSFSYNNFGYEIVGQVLEKVTGKPLGKLLEDYVFRPLAMNRTSTSWMDSDDNEAKSYSVLKDLSPIEVGRPLLGNGTIMEAAGGVKSTLADLFVYYKALLQEINAQFDSGTDSTDISSLKFCRLISFNQARLPGQSIREQGYGLGLARGQLPGQLGRISANIGLGEEPIVGKGGPSTLVLYHHGCQPGSTSVVLLLPELKAGIVVLQNSLPLVDTPDLIGQFLLETLLQTPEPNDYLQLTRDFQEVAVHTIDNVREELEKHRVPGTKPRALESFKGRYWNELNNFCIDINVTNEGFLSLRLQGDDSEVYLLHHYHYDTFSWLMPHDEIIKRGRMVTFFGWEYYLMEFSGITTDSDIHQFHWKVMDSYTTTFTKEKANTDTSVS
- a CDS encoding 6-phosphogluconate dehydrogenase family protein, with the translated sequence MGIGMATNLQKHLSKLGAPNLQYHNRTMSRGDPLAEIGGVARPEVEDLVSTTDIIFMSLSDDAAVDATLDAILGAAAALDLTDKIIVDTSTAHPLTSAKSRDRLAERNAQFVAAPVFGASPVAAEGKLLWIVAGPHDAVEDISPFVVGVMGRGVIRLGEDVQQSSMMKTAGNFMTAGMMELVAEAHVFAEKTGLGTDAMERLIEQQYGPLALSMSKRMTTGAYMPPRGARPWSDLTLALKDVGHGIDCAEKVGTRLEIGEVVLRHLSEAKSFSDAEGRPLDSSSMYGVLRRESDLPFETELVLKRDSSGV